One genomic segment of Panicum virgatum strain AP13 chromosome 2N, P.virgatum_v5, whole genome shotgun sequence includes these proteins:
- the LOC120660595 gene encoding aspartate--tRNA ligase 1, cytoplasmic-like codes for MLHRASRSASLDDATAAAEAVELEGHGAGRPRVDQDTRLNYRALELRTPANQALIRILCQVENRIDITEIRNHPCFRENHPADLMEQWTTTQCVTGII; via the exons ATGTTACACCGGGCATCCCGTTCAGCCAGCCTCGATgacgcgacggcggcagcggaggcggtggagctcgagggCCATGGAGCCGGAAGACCCCGAGTGGACCAGGACACCCGCCTCAACTACAGGGCGCTCGAACTGCGAACGCCCGCGAACCAGGCGTTAATCCGGATCCTGTGCCAAGTTGAGAAC AGGATCGACATCACGGAGATAAGAAATCATCCCTGTTTCAGGGAGAACCACCCAGCTGACCTAATGGAGCAATGGACGACAACACAGTGTGTGACCG gaATCATTTGA